A stretch of the Kushneria konosiri genome encodes the following:
- a CDS encoding N-acyl-D-amino-acid deacylase family protein, whose protein sequence is MSSSRHFDVLIRGAQVLDGTGAPARRVDVAISGERIAALGDLNDARADAVIEAHGRYLAPGFIDVHTHDDTNVIRTPEMLPKLTQGVTTVVVGNCGISASPVRLRGSDVPDPMNLLGRREDFVYSSFADYAEAVDAAGPAVNVAALVGHTALRANLMDDFDRPATSDEIELMRLELEKALNDGAIGMSSGLAYKNARHAPLEEMHALVDEVGRHGALYTTHLRDEFEGLPEAMEEAFETARHGGAELVISHLKCAGVGNWGNAPLALERLEHAAGEQTCHCDCYPYTAGSSTLDLGQVTDEIDIFITWSEPHPDMARQTLDEIARHWGVSLMDAAKRLQPAGAVYHNMSEEDMRQVLAHPLAMVGSDGLPNDPHPHPRLWGTFPRVIAHYCRDEQLFELPEAVRKMTGLSARNFGLTDRGEIREGAFADLTLFDLTVLEDVATFSEPIAAARGIELVMVNGRIAYQDGVLTARTGRLLRRGASTVSR, encoded by the coding sequence ATGTCCTCATCCCGCCATTTTGATGTTCTGATTCGCGGCGCGCAGGTGCTTGACGGCACTGGCGCGCCGGCTCGTCGCGTCGATGTTGCCATCAGCGGTGAGCGTATTGCGGCGCTGGGCGATCTCAATGACGCCCGCGCCGATGCGGTGATCGAGGCGCACGGCCGCTATCTCGCGCCCGGCTTTATCGACGTACACACCCATGACGATACCAACGTCATCCGCACGCCCGAGATGCTGCCGAAGCTCACCCAGGGCGTGACCACCGTGGTGGTCGGTAACTGCGGCATCAGCGCTTCGCCGGTGCGCCTTCGCGGCAGCGACGTGCCCGATCCCATGAACCTGCTGGGCCGGCGCGAGGACTTTGTCTACTCAAGCTTTGCCGACTACGCCGAGGCAGTCGATGCGGCCGGGCCTGCCGTCAATGTGGCCGCGCTGGTCGGGCACACGGCGCTGCGGGCCAATCTGATGGACGACTTTGATCGCCCGGCGACAAGTGACGAGATCGAATTGATGCGCCTTGAGCTCGAGAAAGCGTTGAACGACGGCGCCATCGGCATGAGTTCGGGGCTGGCGTACAAGAACGCACGACATGCCCCGCTTGAGGAGATGCACGCGCTGGTGGATGAGGTGGGCCGCCATGGTGCGCTCTACACCACCCACCTGCGTGACGAGTTTGAAGGTTTGCCCGAGGCGATGGAGGAGGCGTTCGAGACCGCGCGTCACGGCGGCGCCGAGCTTGTGATTTCGCATCTCAAGTGCGCCGGTGTCGGGAACTGGGGCAACGCGCCGCTGGCACTTGAACGCCTTGAACACGCGGCTGGCGAACAGACCTGCCACTGCGACTGCTACCCCTATACCGCGGGTTCCTCGACGCTGGACCTGGGCCAGGTGACCGACGAGATCGATATCTTTATTACATGGTCGGAGCCGCATCCGGACATGGCGCGTCAAACGCTTGATGAGATCGCCCGGCACTGGGGCGTATCACTCATGGACGCTGCCAAACGATTGCAGCCGGCTGGCGCGGTCTATCACAACATGTCGGAAGAAGACATGAGACAGGTTCTGGCCCATCCGCTGGCCATGGTCGGCTCCGATGGCCTGCCCAACGATCCGCATCCCCATCCGCGCCTTTGGGGCACCTTCCCGCGAGTGATCGCTCACTACTGCCGCGACGAGCAGCTTTTCGAGCTGCCGGAGGCCGTTCGCAAGATGACCGGGCTTTCGGCGCGCAATTTTGGACTGACCGACCGCGGCGAAATTCGTGAGGGCGCGTTTGCCGATCTGACGCTTTTTGATCTGACAGTGCTTGAAGATGTGGCCACCTTCAGTGAGCCCATTGCCGCGGCCCGTGGCATTGAACTGGTGATGGTCAATGGGCGCATTGCCTATCAGGACGGCGTGCTCACAGCACGTACCGGCCGATTGCTGCGACGTGGTGCGTCCACGGTTTCCCGTTAA
- a CDS encoding NAD(P)-dependent oxidoreductase has protein sequence MSYHSTVAVLGLGAMGHAFAANLLKNDFAVRVWNRTHSRGDDLAEQGAFNADSASDAVSGAQFVITMLPDFETTRDVLLGNGGALEHVPDKGVVIQMGTIGVEQTETLIREIETARPDVIFIDAPVSGTKAPAEQATISVLASGDQQAADGIDTVFNAISKRVVWLGEAGRGSRMKLIVNAWLIHMMQGIAESARLARTLGFSTDELWSVLDGGPLAAPYVKAKLDKIGNEEYSAQMALEWGLKDARLALEAAGDTDLPGLVRISEIWRDAVDAGLGEQDIAAIHAYLNGHHH, from the coding sequence ATGTCATATCACAGCACGGTGGCTGTCCTTGGCCTGGGCGCCATGGGGCACGCCTTTGCCGCCAACCTTTTGAAAAACGATTTTGCAGTACGGGTCTGGAATCGTACCCATTCACGTGGAGACGACCTGGCCGAACAGGGCGCCTTCAACGCTGACAGCGCCAGTGATGCCGTCAGCGGTGCACAATTTGTCATCACCATGCTGCCCGACTTCGAGACGACTCGTGACGTCCTGCTTGGTAACGGCGGCGCGCTGGAACATGTGCCCGACAAGGGCGTGGTGATCCAGATGGGCACCATTGGCGTTGAACAGACCGAAACGCTGATTCGCGAGATCGAGACGGCACGTCCGGATGTGATCTTCATCGATGCGCCGGTTTCCGGCACCAAGGCACCGGCCGAGCAGGCCACCATCTCGGTGCTGGCCAGCGGCGATCAACAGGCGGCCGATGGGATTGATACGGTCTTCAACGCCATCTCAAAGCGGGTGGTCTGGCTGGGAGAGGCCGGGCGTGGCTCGCGCATGAAGCTGATCGTCAACGCCTGGCTGATCCACATGATGCAGGGCATTGCTGAAAGCGCCCGTCTGGCCCGCACGCTCGGGTTCTCGACTGATGAGCTCTGGTCAGTGCTCGACGGTGGCCCGCTGGCTGCACCCTATGTGAAGGCCAAGCTCGACAAGATCGGCAATGAAGAGTACAGCGCCCAGATGGCGCTGGAATGGGGCCTCAAGGATGCCCGTCTGGCGCTCGAGGCCGCTGGTGATACCGATCTGCCGGGACTGGTTCGCATCAGCGAGATCTGGCGTGATGCGGTGGATGCCGGCCTTGGAGAACAGGACATTGCCGCCATTCACGCCTATCTGAATGGCCATCATCACTGA
- the ispA gene encoding (2E,6E)-farnesyl diphosphate synthase, whose product MTVETARVDVGVLMATWRDRIETQLSTVLESAAPARASRLEEAMRYSVLGGGKRLRAILVYAAGQALAADDAALEAPAVAIELIHAYSLVHDDLPCMDDDDLRRGRPTCHRAFDEATALLAGDALQTLAFEVLAGTGQPRAAEMVATLARCAGRAGMAGGQALDLDAVGRQLDVDALMAIHHHKTGALIEAALSMGALAAPSVQPVHLEALGEYARAIGLAFQIQDDILDVTGSTEVLGKTQGADALRDKPTYPALLGLEEARLRARDLLDQALAALAPLGERGDTLAALARYMIERDH is encoded by the coding sequence ATGACGGTGGAGACGGCGAGAGTGGATGTCGGCGTGCTGATGGCAACATGGCGCGACAGGATCGAAACGCAGCTGAGTACGGTGCTGGAAAGTGCCGCGCCGGCTCGGGCCTCCCGGCTTGAAGAGGCCATGCGCTATAGCGTGCTGGGTGGTGGCAAGCGGTTGCGGGCCATTCTGGTCTATGCCGCCGGTCAGGCGCTGGCAGCAGATGACGCGGCGCTTGAGGCGCCGGCCGTGGCCATTGAGCTGATCCATGCCTACTCGCTTGTTCACGATGATCTGCCCTGTATGGATGACGATGATCTGCGCCGCGGACGTCCGACCTGCCATCGTGCCTTCGATGAGGCCACGGCGCTGCTCGCGGGAGACGCCCTGCAGACGCTGGCCTTCGAGGTGCTGGCGGGAACAGGGCAGCCTCGCGCGGCCGAGATGGTCGCAACGCTTGCCCGTTGTGCCGGACGCGCCGGCATGGCCGGTGGTCAGGCGCTGGATCTGGACGCCGTGGGTCGTCAGCTCGATGTTGACGCACTGATGGCAATCCATCATCACAAGACCGGCGCCCTGATCGAGGCCGCGTTGTCGATGGGGGCGCTGGCTGCCCCGAGCGTGCAGCCGGTGCATCTTGAAGCTCTTGGCGAGTATGCCCGCGCCATCGGTCTGGCCTTTCAGATTCAGGATGACATTCTGGATGTGACCGGATCGACCGAGGTGCTGGGGAAGACCCAGGGGGCTGATGCGCTGCGTGACAAGCCGACCTATCCGGCACTGCTGGGCCTTGAAGAGGCCCGTCTCCGGGCCCGTGACCTGCTGGATCAGGCGCTGGCCGCACTGGCACCGCTGGGCGAGCGCGGCGACACACTCGCAGCACTTGCCCGCTACATGATCGAGCGGGATCACTGA
- a CDS encoding sodium:solute symporter family protein yields the protein MHTTFFLIGFFAFLLAMIVFGSVMSRRHRGDGDSFLLGGRGVPVFLTIGTTVATMVGTGSSMGAVGFGYNNGWGGALYGIGGAIGILLLAWWFAPMRRLRFMTMSEELSYYVGGSRLVRNVVAVLIYVASIGWLGAHILGGGMYLSWIAGIDLGLAKVIVAIGFGLYCVIGGYMAVVWTDTVQAVLLFLGFIAMAVFALVDIGGFSHLGDNMSPGAAESWFGVAQLGLVPALSLAVVVGVGVLATPSYRQRIYSAQSVSSVRYSFLFTGVLYLAFSIIPAIVGMAAHTLAPDLENSNYAFPYLATQVLPMGLGMLVLIAGLSATMSSASSDALAGVAIMMRDLWVMVTGHVPAPEKVVLFSRFALIVTIGLALAFALMTDNVITYITTMIATVMSGLFVCGMLGRFWDRYNWQGAIATLVAASITSLIVSSSAAMKAFWGNPSIPAVVVAVLVGVTVTLMTPRSRVTRQQALALLDEERARMEMPTARP from the coding sequence ATGCATACCACCTTCTTTCTGATCGGATTTTTCGCCTTTTTGCTGGCCATGATCGTGTTCGGCAGCGTGATGTCGCGCCGCCATCGCGGTGATGGCGACAGCTTTCTGCTGGGCGGGCGCGGTGTGCCCGTCTTTCTGACCATCGGCACAACCGTGGCCACCATGGTGGGGACGGGCTCGAGCATGGGCGCAGTCGGCTTTGGCTATAACAATGGCTGGGGCGGGGCGCTGTATGGGATCGGTGGGGCAATCGGCATTCTGTTGCTGGCCTGGTGGTTCGCGCCCATGCGCCGGCTTCGTTTCATGACCATGAGTGAAGAGCTTTCATACTACGTGGGCGGCAGCCGCCTGGTGCGCAATGTGGTGGCGGTGCTGATCTATGTGGCCAGCATCGGCTGGCTGGGGGCGCATATCCTGGGCGGCGGCATGTATCTCTCCTGGATTGCCGGCATTGATCTGGGGCTGGCCAAGGTGATTGTGGCCATCGGTTTCGGGCTTTATTGCGTGATCGGTGGCTACATGGCGGTAGTCTGGACCGATACCGTGCAGGCCGTGCTGCTCTTTCTGGGGTTTATCGCCATGGCGGTGTTTGCGCTGGTCGATATCGGTGGGTTCTCGCATCTGGGAGACAACATGAGCCCGGGAGCGGCCGAGAGCTGGTTTGGCGTGGCGCAGCTGGGGCTGGTGCCGGCACTGTCGCTGGCGGTCGTGGTCGGTGTAGGCGTGCTGGCCACACCGTCCTATCGTCAGCGTATCTATTCGGCGCAGTCGGTGAGCAGCGTACGCTACTCCTTTCTTTTCACCGGCGTGCTCTATCTGGCCTTTTCCATTATTCCGGCGATTGTCGGCATGGCGGCCCATACGCTGGCCCCGGATCTGGAGAACAGCAACTACGCCTTTCCGTATCTGGCCACTCAGGTGTTGCCAATGGGACTGGGCATGCTGGTGCTGATCGCGGGGCTTTCAGCCACGATGTCAAGCGCCAGCTCCGATGCGCTGGCGGGGGTGGCCATCATGATGCGTGACCTGTGGGTCATGGTGACCGGGCATGTGCCTGCCCCGGAAAAGGTGGTGCTGTTTTCACGTTTCGCACTGATCGTGACCATTGGTCTGGCGCTGGCCTTTGCGCTGATGACCGATAACGTCATCACCTACATCACCACCATGATTGCCACTGTCATGTCGGGGCTTTTTGTCTGCGGGATGCTGGGACGATTCTGGGATCGTTACAACTGGCAGGGTGCCATCGCCACATTGGTTGCGGCCTCCATCACCTCACTGATCGTTTCTTCCAGCGCCGCCATGAAAGCCTTCTGGGGCAATCCCAGTATTCCGGCCGTGGTGGTGGCAGTGCTGGTGGGTGTCACGGTGACGCTCATGACGCCGCGTTCAAGGGTGACGCGTCAACAGGCGCTGGCCTTGCTCGATGAAGAGCGCGCCCGCATGGAAATGCCGACTGCCAGACCCTGA
- the xseB gene encoding exodeoxyribonuclease VII small subunit, producing the protein MTQRPESAHLNDQAAASSTSAIQTPSDFAGTLAALEQLVRRLESGESGLEASLEDFERGIALVRDARARLEQAELRVQQLLVQEDGALVSPPNEQSQDNDA; encoded by the coding sequence ATGACACAACGGCCCGAGTCCGCTCATTTAAACGATCAGGCGGCGGCGTCATCGACGTCCGCGATACAGACCCCGTCCGACTTCGCCGGCACCCTGGCCGCGCTTGAACAGCTGGTCAGGCGCCTTGAGTCCGGGGAGTCGGGGCTTGAAGCGTCGCTTGAGGACTTCGAGCGAGGCATCGCGCTGGTGCGAGATGCCCGCGCTCGACTCGAACAGGCCGAGCTGCGGGTGCAACAGCTGCTGGTGCAGGAGGATGGCGCTCTGGTGTCACCGCCGAATGAACAATCGCAGGACAATGACGCATGA
- a CDS encoding RidA family protein produces MSIKRYGTGSGIGTGGQKLPFAKATEADGWLFVSGQTPMTDGEVVEGGIIEQSRLAFENCLTIMKDAGYGVEDVVHVTAVLTDARYFSSFNKVFAEIFGDHPPARICSVQDLVVDCKVEVDMKCFRADRRG; encoded by the coding sequence ATGAGCATCAAGCGCTATGGCACTGGCAGCGGTATCGGCACTGGCGGGCAGAAGCTGCCGTTTGCAAAGGCGACCGAGGCGGATGGCTGGCTGTTTGTCTCGGGGCAGACCCCGATGACCGATGGCGAGGTGGTTGAAGGCGGCATCATCGAGCAGTCAAGGCTCGCGTTCGAGAACTGCCTGACGATCATGAAGGACGCCGGTTATGGCGTGGAGGATGTGGTGCATGTCACGGCCGTGCTGACCGATGCACGCTATTTCAGCTCGTTCAACAAGGTCTTTGCCGAGATTTTTGGCGACCATCCGCCGGCGCGCATCTGCAGCGTTCAGGACCTGGTAGTGGATTGCAAGGTCGAGGTGGACATGAAGTGCTTCAGGGCTGATCGCAGGGGATAG
- the serA gene encoding phosphoglycerate dehydrogenase encodes MAKTSLDKSKIKVLLLEGVHQSAVDNFQNAGYSNIERLTTSLSEEDLIERIRDAHFIGIRSRTQLNERVLNAAERLVAIGCFCIGTNQVDLPAALKLGIPVFNAPYSNTRSVAELVLAETIMMLRGIPEKNARAHEGGWLKSASHSFEARGKTLGIVGYGSIGAQLSVLAESVGLNVIYYDTITKLGMGNARQVGSLQELMARADIVTLHVPETPATTWMIGRDELALMKQGSYLINASRGKVVDIEALAEVLESGKLLGAAVDVFPVEPKGNDEEFVSPLRKFNNVILTPHIGGSTVEAQENIGVEVSEKLITFSDNGTTITSVNFPEVALPSHPDKHRLLHIHANVPGVLSEINHVLGDEGINISAQFLQTNEEVGYVVIDVDKAYGEQALNALREVNHTLRTRVLYSQADSE; translated from the coding sequence ATGGCTAAAACGTCTCTGGACAAGAGCAAGATCAAGGTTCTGCTGCTCGAGGGCGTCCACCAGTCCGCCGTGGACAACTTTCAAAATGCCGGTTACAGCAACATCGAGCGACTGACGACGTCGTTGAGCGAAGAGGATCTGATCGAAAGGATCCGGGATGCCCATTTCATCGGTATTCGCTCGCGTACGCAATTGAACGAACGTGTGTTGAATGCCGCCGAGCGCCTGGTGGCCATTGGCTGTTTCTGCATCGGCACCAACCAGGTTGATCTGCCGGCCGCGCTCAAGCTCGGTATCCCGGTATTCAATGCGCCCTACTCCAATACCCGTTCGGTCGCTGAACTGGTACTGGCCGAGACCATCATGATGCTGCGCGGCATCCCCGAGAAAAACGCCCGGGCCCATGAGGGTGGCTGGCTGAAATCGGCCAGCCATTCGTTCGAGGCCCGTGGCAAGACGCTGGGTATCGTCGGTTACGGCAGCATCGGTGCCCAGCTGTCGGTACTGGCCGAGTCGGTCGGCCTCAACGTCATCTATTACGACACCATCACAAAGCTTGGCATGGGCAATGCTCGCCAGGTCGGCAGCCTGCAGGAACTGATGGCGCGCGCCGACATCGTTACCCTGCACGTGCCCGAAACGCCGGCCACCACCTGGATGATCGGACGTGACGAGCTGGCGCTGATGAAGCAGGGCAGCTATCTGATCAACGCCTCGCGCGGCAAGGTCGTGGACATTGAAGCACTGGCCGAGGTGCTTGAATCCGGCAAGCTGCTGGGCGCCGCCGTTGACGTCTTCCCGGTCGAGCCCAAGGGCAATGACGAAGAGTTCGTCTCGCCGCTGCGCAAATTCAATAACGTGATTTTAACGCCACACATTGGCGGCTCCACGGTCGAGGCGCAGGAAAACATCGGCGTTGAAGTCTCCGAAAAGCTGATCACGTTTTCCGACAACGGCACCACCATCACCTCGGTCAACTTCCCCGAAGTCGCCCTGCCCTCGCATCCGGACAAGCATCGCCTTCTGCACATTCACGCCAACGTGCCGGGTGTACTCTCCGAGATCAACCACGTGCTGGGCGATGAAGGCATCAACATCTCCGCCCAGTTTCTGCAGACCAATGAAGAGGTCGGTTACGTGGTCATCGATGTCGACAAGGCCTATGGTGAACAGGCGCTCAACGCCCTGCGCGAGGTCAACCATACCCTGCGTACGCGAGTGCTCTACTCTCAGGCCGACAGTGAGTAA
- the djlA gene encoding co-chaperone DjlA, with amino-acid sequence MLIVIFIAAMIGYAIGRLPGLLIGGILGYALVRWLRVKLIGKLAERQTRFLSATFSVMGAMSRADGEVSEHERRSAEAVFDRLNLNGAQRDKARADFERGQQTGFDLEAELAGLRQIVGAQRGLLQVFFQVQLVAMAADGRVEQSERDMLMRVARGLGCSQEEMARLEAMLNAATSGGGTQESAQPLEEAYRVLGVSSEATDAEVKRAYRKLMSQNHPDKLAGKGMPDSMRRMAEQRTSEISNAYERIQQARG; translated from the coding sequence ATGCTGATTGTCATCTTTATTGCCGCCATGATCGGCTACGCCATCGGCCGACTGCCCGGGCTTCTGATCGGAGGCATTCTGGGCTACGCGCTGGTGCGCTGGCTGCGCGTCAAGCTGATCGGGAAGCTGGCCGAGCGCCAGACCCGCTTTCTTTCGGCCACCTTCTCGGTCATGGGCGCCATGAGCCGGGCCGATGGCGAGGTGTCCGAGCATGAGCGCCGCAGTGCCGAGGCGGTATTTGACCGGCTTAACCTCAATGGTGCCCAGCGTGACAAGGCGCGCGCCGATTTTGAGCGTGGTCAGCAAACAGGCTTTGATCTTGAGGCCGAGCTTGCCGGACTGCGCCAGATTGTGGGTGCGCAGCGCGGGTTGTTGCAGGTCTTTTTCCAGGTGCAGCTCGTGGCCATGGCCGCCGATGGCCGGGTCGAGCAGTCCGAGCGCGACATGCTGATGCGTGTGGCGCGGGGCCTTGGCTGTTCACAAGAGGAGATGGCACGTCTCGAGGCGATGCTCAACGCAGCGACCAGCGGTGGTGGGACTCAGGAGAGCGCCCAGCCGCTGGAAGAAGCCTACCGGGTGCTCGGCGTGTCGTCGGAAGCCACGGATGCCGAGGTCAAGCGGGCCTATCGCAAGCTCATGAGCCAGAATCACCCTGACAAGCTGGCCGGCAAGGGGATGCCTGACAGCATGCGGCGCATGGCGGAGCAACGCACCAGCGAAATCAGCAACGCCTATGAGCGCATCCAGCAGGCCCGCGGATAG
- the dxs gene encoding 1-deoxy-D-xylulose-5-phosphate synthase — MKLFDDIPTKRPATPLLDRIEAPSDLRSLDEQQLLRLADELRAYLLYSVGCTGGHFGAGLGVIELTIALHQQYNTPHDRLVWDVGHQTYPHKILTGRREAMGSMRRYQGLAAFPRREESPYDTFGVGHSSTSISAALGMALAARTRGDNRRVCAVIGDGALTAGMAFEALAHAGHVDANMLVVLNDNEMSISENVGGMATYLARILNSGPYVAAREGGKRVLSHLPGALDIARRTEEHVKGMLTPATLFEEMGFNYVGPIDGHDLPLLIRTLRDLKNRKGPQFLHIVTRKGKGFEPAEGDPIGYHAITKLEKEKVEAPPVPAPKKFKFCNVFGQWLCDSASLDPRLVGITPAMREGSDMIRFSREYPDRYYDVAIAEQHAVTLAAGMACEDVKPVVAIYSTFLQRGYDQLIHDVAVQGLDVTFAIDRAGLVGEDGATHHGTMDLSYLRCVPGMVIMAPSDERECYRMLTTAYQYEGPAAVRYPRGTGPGTAFEPGLEPLEIGRADLRREGQKGDQGVALLVFGSLLTQALEVAERLDATVYDMRFVKPMDSEAVLAAADAHGLIVTIEENVIAGGAGSGVGELLAASDVRTSLLHLGIPDHFIEHGTPGELLAECGLDAEGIEASIRRRLGR; from the coding sequence ATGAAGCTGTTTGACGATATCCCCACCAAAAGACCGGCCACGCCGCTGCTCGATCGTATCGAGGCGCCATCCGACCTGCGCAGTCTCGATGAGCAGCAACTGCTGCGTCTGGCCGACGAGCTCAGGGCCTATCTGCTCTACAGCGTCGGCTGTACAGGGGGGCACTTTGGCGCCGGTCTTGGCGTCATCGAGCTGACCATTGCGCTGCACCAACAGTACAACACACCTCATGATCGGCTGGTCTGGGACGTGGGGCATCAGACCTATCCCCACAAGATTCTCACCGGCCGGCGCGAGGCGATGGGTTCCATGCGCCGCTACCAGGGGCTGGCGGCCTTCCCGCGCCGCGAGGAGTCACCCTATGACACCTTCGGCGTTGGCCACTCCAGCACCTCCATATCGGCGGCACTGGGCATGGCACTGGCAGCCCGTACCCGCGGCGACAATCGTCGTGTGTGTGCCGTGATCGGTGATGGTGCCCTGACCGCCGGCATGGCATTCGAGGCGCTGGCGCATGCCGGCCATGTCGATGCCAACATGCTGGTGGTGCTCAATGACAATGAGATGTCAATCTCGGAAAATGTCGGCGGCATGGCCACCTACCTGGCGCGCATCCTCAATAGCGGCCCCTATGTGGCCGCGCGCGAGGGCGGCAAGCGGGTGCTCTCACACCTGCCCGGCGCCCTCGATATCGCCCGGCGTACCGAAGAGCACGTCAAGGGCATGCTGACGCCTGCCACGCTCTTTGAAGAGATGGGCTTCAACTATGTCGGCCCCATCGACGGCCATGACCTGCCGCTTCTGATTCGCACCCTGCGCGATCTTAAAAACCGCAAGGGTCCGCAGTTTCTGCATATCGTCACCCGCAAGGGCAAGGGCTTCGAGCCGGCCGAAGGCGACCCGATCGGTTATCACGCCATCACCAAGCTCGAAAAGGAGAAGGTCGAGGCCCCCCCGGTACCTGCGCCGAAGAAGTTCAAGTTCTGCAACGTTTTCGGCCAGTGGCTGTGTGATAGCGCAAGCCTCGATCCGCGCCTGGTGGGCATTACGCCGGCCATGCGCGAAGGCTCCGACATGATTCGTTTTTCAAGGGAGTACCCGGATCGCTACTACGACGTGGCGATCGCCGAGCAGCATGCAGTGACGCTTGCCGCCGGTATGGCCTGTGAGGACGTCAAGCCGGTGGTAGCGATCTACTCCACCTTCCTGCAGCGTGGCTATGATCAGCTGATCCACGACGTCGCCGTGCAGGGGCTGGATGTCACCTTTGCCATCGACCGGGCCGGTCTGGTCGGCGAGGACGGCGCGACCCATCACGGCACGATGGACCTTTCCTATCTGCGCTGTGTGCCGGGCATGGTGATCATGGCGCCCAGTGATGAGCGAGAGTGCTATCGCATGCTGACCACGGCCTATCAGTACGAAGGCCCCGCGGCGGTACGTTATCCGCGCGGTACCGGGCCGGGCACCGCCTTTGAGCCGGGGCTGGAGCCGCTTGAGATCGGCCGGGCCGATCTGCGCCGTGAAGGCCAAAAGGGCGATCAGGGCGTAGCGCTGCTGGTTTTCGGCAGTCTGCTGACCCAGGCACTCGAGGTCGCCGAGCGTCTTGATGCCACGGTGTATGACATGCGCTTTGTGAAGCCGATGGACAGCGAAGCCGTGCTTGCCGCGGCCGATGCGCATGGTCTGATCGTGACGATCGAGGAGAACGTCATTGCCGGCGGAGCGGGCAGCGGTGTTGGCGAGTTGCTGGCCGCCTCGGATGTCCGCACGTCGCTTCTGCACCTTGGTATTCCCGATCATTTCATCGAGCACGGTACACCGGGTGAGCTGCTGGCCGAATGCGGGCTGGATGCCGAGGGTATTGAAGCCTCTATTCGCCGCCGCCTGGGTCGCTGA
- a CDS encoding acyl-CoA thioesterase encodes MDTPRHQITMTVLMTPNMANFSGKVHGGTLLKYLDEVAYACASRWAGHYVVTLSVDQVMFRQPIHVGELVTFLGSVNYTGRSSMEIGIKVIAEDIRAGVVRHTNSCYFTMVAVGDDGKSVEVPQLEPATDVERQRFESGLRRRELRREMEQRFHEIRHRESTE; translated from the coding sequence ATGGACACACCACGCCACCAGATCACCATGACCGTCCTGATGACGCCGAACATGGCCAATTTTTCCGGCAAGGTTCACGGCGGCACGCTGCTGAAATATCTTGATGAAGTGGCCTACGCCTGTGCCAGCCGCTGGGCCGGTCACTACGTGGTGACGCTGTCGGTGGATCAGGTCATGTTTCGCCAGCCCATCCATGTCGGCGAGCTGGTGACCTTTCTGGGCTCGGTCAACTACACCGGCCGCTCGTCAATGGAGATCGGCATCAAGGTGATTGCCGAGGACATTCGCGCCGGCGTGGTCCGCCATACCAACAGCTGCTACTTCACCATGGTGGCGGTCGGTGATGACGGCAAGTCGGTCGAGGTGCCCCAGCTCGAACCCGCCACCGACGTCGAGCGTCAGCGTTTTGAATCAGGGCTCAGACGCCGCGAGCTGCGCCGCGAGATGGAGCAGCGCTTTCACGAGATTCGCCATCGCGAAAGCACCGAGTAA
- a CDS encoding phosphatase PAP2 family protein yields MTSLSSRHIDSVNDSGLVRESLIALAALFLVISTTLITFVTPLDLEYQLMLTINQMAQKSETFDYVMHALSELHLISGVMLVAGFWAVWFTPSLVNRRVELLTCSIAAFGSAAVSRIMQKLTPEHPRPLQDQVLNMTPPTGIDAQTLHDFSSFPSDHGAVYIGLAWVIWRLHRRLGLAAFAFAALLCFTRIYLGFHFITDIIGGGALAILTVQIALLPPFQRIGGYMAGFSQTRPQWFYPLAFLGCYGIATLADELRELVGGLLRVMF; encoded by the coding sequence ATGACCTCACTCTCTTCTCGACACATCGACAGTGTCAATGATTCCGGGCTCGTCCGGGAAAGTCTGATCGCACTGGCTGCACTTTTTCTGGTCATTTCGACCACCCTAATTACATTCGTCACGCCACTGGACCTGGAATACCAGCTGATGCTGACGATCAATCAGATGGCCCAGAAGAGTGAAACCTTCGACTATGTCATGCATGCCCTTTCCGAGCTGCATCTGATCTCCGGCGTCATGCTGGTTGCAGGCTTCTGGGCAGTCTGGTTTACCCCTTCACTGGTGAACCGCCGTGTGGAACTGCTGACCTGCAGTATCGCAGCGTTTGGATCGGCTGCCGTCAGTCGCATCATGCAAAAACTGACGCCGGAGCACCCACGGCCGCTGCAGGACCAGGTGTTGAACATGACGCCGCCGACCGGCATCGATGCCCAGACCCTGCATGACTTCAGCTCGTTTCCCAGCGATCATGGCGCCGTCTATATTGGTCTTGCCTGGGTGATCTGGCGTCTGCATCGTCGCCTGGGGCTGGCCGCGTTCGCCTTTGCCGCCCTGCTCTGCTTTACCCGTATCTATCTCGGCTTCCACTTCATCACCGACATCATCGGTGGTGGTGCACTGGCCATTCTGACCGTACAGATTGCCCTGCTGCCGCCGTTTCAGCGCATTGGCGGCTATATGGCTGGCTTCAGCCAGACAAGGCCGCAATGGTTCTATCCGCTGGCATTTCTCGGTTGCTACGGTATCGCCACACTCGCAGACGAGCTGCGCGAACTGGTCGGCGGCCTGCTTCGCGTGATGTTTTAG